A stretch of DNA from Pontiella agarivorans:
CGGTGGAAGAGAGCGACATCAAGCTGGCGACCTTTGAATTTGTCATGGATGCGGCCGTCAATGATTGGCTGGGCGGTCATGTTGGTTTTCTCTGGGAGGAAGATGATACGGATCCCGTAGATCTGGATGAAGGCTATATTATTTTAGGCGGGGAAGCGGCCAATGGATTTTACGGGCAGGCCGGGAAGTTTTATCTGCCCTTTGGTAATTTCGAGACGGCGTTTATTTCTGATCCGCTGACGCTGGAGCTGGCGGAAATCAATAAGAGTTCTGCAATGGCGGGTTATGCCACAGAATGGTTTGATATCAGCGCCGGGGTATTCAAAGGCGACGAAGATGATGTGATTCAGTGCGGTTATGCGGCCGTGAATTTCAATGTCGGCGAAACGGCTGTTGTGGGGGCCTATGTGCTTTCCGACCTTCTTGAAGCGGACGGTTTTGCGGATCTCAATACAAATTTCGCCGACCGAGTGGCCGGTGCAGGCGGTTATGTGAATGTTTTTGTGGGGCCGCTGATGCTGAATGCCGAGGTGGTCTCCGCGCTGGATACCATCGATTTCGGTGGGGGCGAGAAGATGCAGCCGGTGGCCTATAATCTGGAGGCCTCCTGTGCATTTTCGGAAAAATGGGCGGCCGGCCTCAAATATGAGGGATCCGATGAGTTTTATACGGAGTTTGATGCCGGCCTGGGTGGTCTCTTTTACGAAACAGGCATCGGCGGGGTGGTCTCCTACGGCTTTCACGATAATGCTGTAATCGGTGTTGAATATATGCGGCAGCTGAATAAGGGCGCGGACGATGCGGATCTGGTTACGGTTCAGCTCGCGTTGGAAATTTAGAACAGAAAGAAAAGGTATATCATGAAACTCAGGGAACTTAAAGCGGGCGAAAGCGGCGTTGTTACAGGATTCAGTACATCCGATGCAGCCTATCGTCAGCAGCTCCTTCGCATGGGATTTACAAAAAATGCGTCGTTCAAAGTGGTTCGAAAAGCACCCCTGGGTGGTCCGATTGAGGTGGAGGTCCGTGGATCGCGTGTCGTGCTGCGCAGCGACGAAGCGGATGTCCTGGAGGTGGATAGAAAATGAGTAATCTTCAGATCGCCATCGTAGGGAATCCCAACTGCGGAAAAACCACGGTGTTCAATGCCCTGACCGGGGCAAAGCAGAAAGTCGGAAACTGGCCGGGGGTCACGGTTGAACGAGTGATCGGTGAGTATACTCACTGTGACGCCACAATCGATGTGACCGACCTGCCGGGGATTTACTCTTTTTCTGCGCTCTCTCCGGATGAAGAGGTGGCTCGTAAGCACATTCTGCTGGATAGACCGGAGGTGGTTGTCAACGTTATCGATGCCACGAATCTGGAGCGGAACTTATATCTGACCACGCAACTGCTCGAAATGGATGTGCCGGTGGTTGTGGCGCTCAATATGATGGATATGGCGAAACAGCGTGGAATCCGTGTTGAGATTGAGCACCTGCAGAAACATATCGGCTGTCCTGTAGTTCCGATAGTTGCTTCCCGTAAAAAGGGGATTGCTGAACTGAAGCATGCGATTTGCGAAATCAGCAAAACACAGCATAAGCCGGGTGTTCGGGTTTCGTATGAAAAGGACATTGAAAAAGTCCTGCGTACCATGGAAGTGAGCCTGGGCGATGTTGCTCTGACCAAAAAGGTATCCCCGCGTTGGCTGGCTATCAAGCTGTTGGAAAAGGATGATCTTGCCTGGGGGATTCTGGGAGCCGATAAGGCGCTTCTTCCGGATATTGAAGATGAATTGAAGAAGGTTGAAAAACTGGTAGGCGATGATTCCGATATGATTATTGCCGATGGCCGGTACGGTTTCATTCACGGCCTTGCCCGGGATGTGACCAAGGGCAGCGATAAAACCCGGAAAACTTTCACCGATATGGTGGACCGTGTGGCGCTGAATAAAGTGCTGGGTTTCCCGCTGTTCTTTTTCGTTATGTATTTGGTTTTCGCCATCACGATTAATGTCGGGGGGCCGTTTATTGATTTTTTTGACGGTCTAACCGGCACGATCTTTGTGGATGGATTTGGTGCGCTGCTCGAAACAATGGCCCTGCCGGGGTGGCTCATTGCCATTCTGGCTGACGGTCTCGGCGGCGGTATTCAGACCGTTTCAACCTTCATTCCGCCGATTTTTCTGATTTTCCTCTGTCTGTCATTTCTTGAAGATTCCGGCTACATGTCGCGCGCGGCGTTTGTGATGGACCATTCGCTCCGGAAAATCGGTCTTCCGGGCAAGGCATTTATTCCGATGCTGGTCGGTTTCGGGTGCAATGTGCCGGGGATTACGGCGACGCGGACACTGGAAAACCGAAGGGATCGGATTCTTGCGATTATGATGAATCCGTTTATGTCGTGCGGTGCGCGTCTTCCCGTATATACCCTGTTTGCTGCGGCATTTTTTCCTCAGAAGGGCGGGGTGCTGATTTTCGGTATTTATCTCATTGGGATTGCTCTGGCGGTACTCACCGGTCTGTTGTTCAAGAAAACGATCCTGCGTGGCGAAGTGTCCAGCTTTGTGATGGAGCTTCCGCCGTACCATATGCCGACCTTCAGTGGTGTCATGCTGCATACTTGGCACCGTCTGAAATCCTTCCTGATAAAGGCCGGTAAAATTATTCTGCTGCTCGTCGCCGTGCTCGGTTTCCTGAATTCCATGGGCACCGACGGCTCCTTCGGGAACAGCGATTCCAAGGATTCGCTGCTCAGCGCCATGAGCCGATCCGTTACGCCGGTTTTCCGCCCTATGGGTATTCAGGATGATAACTGGCCGGCCACCGTTGGACTCTTCACCGGGATCTTCGCTAAAGAAGCGGTGGTCGGAACTCTTGATGCGATCTATTCCCAGATCGATGTCAAGGAGTCCGCCGATGCAGAGATTGTTGCCGAAGAGCCGGAAGCGGTGTTCGATTTCTGGGACGGTGTCATCGCCGCATTTTCCGCGATTCCTGAAGGCTATCAGGGGTTCTGGGATGGGTTGAAGGATCCCTTGGGGCTGACGGGTGCGGTTGAAGAAGTTGATGAGGCGGATGCGGGTTCCTATTCGACGATGGTGAGTCATTTTGGCGAACATGGAAAACATGCGGCTTTTGCCTATCTGCTGTTTGTTCTCATCTATGCCCCCTGCGTTGCGGCTCTGGCGGCCATTTACCGTGAAATCGGGCTGCGCTGGATGTTGCTGGCCGTCACCTATCTCACGTTGCTGGCCTGGGTCATAGCGACCGTTTATTACCAGATTGCGACCTTTGCCTTGAATCCTTCCCAGTCCGCCATTTGGCTCGGAGTTTGTGCGGCTATTTGCGCCGCGTTTTTCATCGGGCTCCGGGTTGTTGGTAACGGCCGCGAAAAAAAAGAGGCGGCAACTGCCAGGGCTGCGAGAAAAAGGGTAACGGAGTCCGGCGTCTGATGGTGTGTCGAGGATCGCAGATTCTGCGATTCATAGGGTCATGCGGTAGATGGGGACTTCACAGAGGAAAAACAATGCTTAGCGGAATCATCAGACTCCTGAACGAGCGCTTAGGAGCGCTCTCTGTTCAGGAAATCAGTCTGGCGCTGGACATCGAGTCCAGCGCACTGCGACCGATGCTCGAGTTGCTCGAGTCCAAGGGCCGGGTTGAGAAGGTCGAAATTCCGTGCGGAAAATCCTGCGCCGGCGGCTGTACCGAATCCGATACCATGACGTTTTATAAAGTAAAGCGTACCGATTGAATCATGACCCTGCCTTGTCTCTCGCTACTGCATATCGCTCAGGTGCAGTTCGAGAGCGTGGACTGAAATCTGGATTTCATGAATTGATGCGCCGAGCGAGGCAATCAGCATCAGCAGGGCGGTGCCGAACACAATCTCCGCCGTTCCGACCCAGCTGACATAAATCAGAAACATGCAAAGCACGCAGAGCAGCAGACTGCCGACGCCGAGCACCTGCATGGCGCGGATCAGATAAAGCCGTTTCCGAAGATTGGAAATCTGTCCGCGCAGTAATTCATCCGGATTTTTCATGTAGTGGTCATGAAGGGTCCGTACCAGATTGGCATACGAAAGAAAGCGGTTGGTGTAGGCCAGCAGAATCAGCGAGATCGCCGAGAAAAGCAGGGCGGGGGTGGTCAGTGTCAAATGGTTCATAGCGTTTTCCTGTAGTTGCCGTCATAACTTCCAGGCATTGGAAGTCCCTTCATCGTTCTGCGGATAATTTCAGCCGCGTCCTCAGCATCAATCACTCCGTAGGAGAGATCAATCCGGAAATGCCGCGCACCGGCGCGCAATTCATCGAGATATTCAGCCAGCGAAAAGGGGGCTTCAAAAATCAGCACAAACTGATCGCCGTTTTTCTCGATTTTCATGGGCCGGTTTTTCCGGTCGGATAAATGGTCGCCGCTCTCCGGCCGTGTTGCGGAAATCATCAGCGGCGTATGCTGATAAACCGGAACAATGGCGCGGTCGCCCAGCAGGTTCAGTAAAGCCTTCAGGTTATCGCCCGTATCCTCCGGCGAAAGTACCAGCCCGGAAATCCCCAGTTCCTGCCACTGTTCAGCGGCTTCGGAATTCATCGTGTACAGCGGCCAGTCGGCGGTGAGATCGGGGTGGTCTGCAACCGCCTGAAGCGCGCCGATATTGGCGGCTTCGATGGGTAGGCCGTGTTTCGGGCGCTGCACGTCGTGATTCCGTTGAATAACCGGAATGGCGATTCTTGAAGGGCGGGGTTCGGTCCTTGCCGGCTCTGAGGAAATGCTGTTTTCCAGCACAACTTCCAGTTGACTCAATTCCTGTTCGGTAAGTTGCTCTAATAATGAAAGATCCCGGACTTTGACCGACCAGGATTCTTCATTTTCCGGTTCTGCCGGCGGCCGCACCAGTTTTTCCAATCGTTGGAAATGTTCGGCCTGTTTCTGCTGTTTCAGGTTTTTGCTCAGCCGATCCAGGAGTTGCCGGCGGCCTTCATTCAGCACGGAGGCCGGAGCAAAAAGACCGTGGTCTTTAACGTCCAGTGATTGGAGAACCCATTCAGTATCGCCCGTTTTTTCGAAGCTCCTGCGAATCCCCGCCTCGGTCTTTTCAGGTTTACGCGCTTCGCTCAGCGGTTCTTCAATCATCCGCTGTGCCGAAATTTTTCCGGCTTTTGCGGACAGCTGGATGCCGCCTGGGCTCAGCTCGACAGCTGCATCGAACGGTTTGCGCTGTTTGCAGGTTCCGGGGCGCGGCGCTTCGAATCCGTAGCGCTGGCGGACGGCCTGCGACGCCGAGCAATAGAGCGGCATGCCGGCTTCAATGAACGGATGATCCGGCGGCAGCTGCACTTCGATTTCCGCCTCGGCCGGAACCTCAAACTGCAAATGTTTTTTCCGATCATTGGAAAACCGCATTTCGCGGGCAAAAAAGTTAAACGGCGGCCGGCCGTCGCCCAGTTCGATTTTGAGTCCGTCGTGCTTCATCAGGGCGCGGGTGGAGGTAAAGCGGATCCACTGCTGCCCGCGTTCTTTAAAAACATCTTTGATTGTTCCGATCGCGGCCCCGCGGTGTCCGTTGGTGGTGGGGTCAATCGGATGGGTGTCGGCATTTTTAAGATAAAGGTCGGTGGAAGGCCGCCCGAAAATCGTCTGGATGTCGGCGAGCAGTTTCCGCTGTTCGGTCTCGCTGAGGCCCTGATCCATCCGTTTACGGTAAAAGTCGGTAACGGCACCGACATAATTCGGACCCTTCATGCGGCCTTCAATTTTAAGGGAGGCCACGCCGGTTTTCAGCAGTTCATCAAAATGCTCACCGACCGCAAAATCCTTCATCGAGAAGGGCAGGGTGGTTTTTCCCCCGCTGTCAAATTTCATACGGCAGCAGTAGGCGCATTTTCCGCGGTTGCCGCTGCGGCTGTTGCGATGCGAAGAAAAGAGGCAGAGTCCGCTGTAGGAATAACAGAGCGCGCCGTGGATAAAAACCTCGGTTTCGATGCCGCAGTTTCGGGTAATGTGTCCAATCTCCGGAAGGCTCAGTTCGCGCGCCAGCACGACGCGCGAAAAACCGAGTTCCTTCAGGAGCCGGGCTCCTGCCGGATTATGCACGGCCAGCTGGGTGCTGGCATGGAGTTCCAGAGATGGGAAAAACCGCCGCGCCATCCGCGCCACGCCCATATCCTGCACAATCACGCCGTCGGCCTTCAGATCGTGAATCAGTGCCAGTGCTTCCAGAGCCTCCGGCAGTTCGTGCTGCTGCACGAGGGTGTTGAAGGTGAGATAGACTTTGCGGCCGTGGGCATGGGCATAGCCGATCAGTTCGTCCAGCTGTTCCGCCGTCAGGTTGACGGCTTCGGCCCGCGCGGAGAAGCGGGGCAGGCCCGCAAAGACGGCGTCAGCACCATAATAAAAGGCCGCCCACGCTGCATCGGCGCTTCCTGCCGGTGCCAAAAGTTCTGCCTGAAAGTTACTCATGAACATAAGCTAACAATTAACCACCCGCTACGCTAGAGAACACCGAGATCGCAGAGAAAAAGAGGAACACTGCGTGCTCTGTGATCGCTGTGGTGAAAAATGAATCAGGCTTTGGCGTAGTGAGCGGGTTCGCGATAGGCGGCGTCCCAGTTTTTGAAGACGGGTTCGAGGCCTTTTGCGCGAAGCATATCGCAGAATTCGGGAATATTGCGTTCGTCGGAAATTTCGAATTGCTCGGTGGACTCCTCGGCGTCGTCGCTGTAGCCGCCGACGGTGGTTTTGCTGGCAATGCTCATTTTAGAGATGCCGAGGCCGGCCATGCCGTCGCGGACGCGCCGGGGTTCGCGGGTGGAGAGCAGCAGCGGAGTTTCCGGCAGGCAGATGCGCATGGCGAAAATGTACTGGGCCAGCATTTTTTCGTC
This window harbors:
- a CDS encoding LbtU family siderophore porin, with product MKDVKGLLYVAVWIGLTGSVHAQSKVRLTEVPPANELRGEDLSTLVHAGLESLQWGVLLEAEAGYSRAGSVEESDIKLATFEFVMDAAVNDWLGGHVGFLWEEDDTDPVDLDEGYIILGGEAANGFYGQAGKFYLPFGNFETAFISDPLTLELAEINKSSAMAGYATEWFDISAGVFKGDEDDVIQCGYAAVNFNVGETAVVGAYVLSDLLEADGFADLNTNFADRVAGAGGYVNVFVGPLMLNAEVVSALDTIDFGGGEKMQPVAYNLEASCAFSEKWAAGLKYEGSDEFYTEFDAGLGGLFYETGIGGVVSYGFHDNAVIGVEYMRQLNKGADDADLVTVQLALEI
- a CDS encoding FeoA family protein codes for the protein MKLRELKAGESGVVTGFSTSDAAYRQQLLRMGFTKNASFKVVRKAPLGGPIEVEVRGSRVVLRSDEADVLEVDRK
- the feoB gene encoding Fe(2+) transporter permease subunit FeoB, with translation MSNLQIAIVGNPNCGKTTVFNALTGAKQKVGNWPGVTVERVIGEYTHCDATIDVTDLPGIYSFSALSPDEEVARKHILLDRPEVVVNVIDATNLERNLYLTTQLLEMDVPVVVALNMMDMAKQRGIRVEIEHLQKHIGCPVVPIVASRKKGIAELKHAICEISKTQHKPGVRVSYEKDIEKVLRTMEVSLGDVALTKKVSPRWLAIKLLEKDDLAWGILGADKALLPDIEDELKKVEKLVGDDSDMIIADGRYGFIHGLARDVTKGSDKTRKTFTDMVDRVALNKVLGFPLFFFVMYLVFAITINVGGPFIDFFDGLTGTIFVDGFGALLETMALPGWLIAILADGLGGGIQTVSTFIPPIFLIFLCLSFLEDSGYMSRAAFVMDHSLRKIGLPGKAFIPMLVGFGCNVPGITATRTLENRRDRILAIMMNPFMSCGARLPVYTLFAAAFFPQKGGVLIFGIYLIGIALAVLTGLLFKKTILRGEVSSFVMELPPYHMPTFSGVMLHTWHRLKSFLIKAGKIILLLVAVLGFLNSMGTDGSFGNSDSKDSLLSAMSRSVTPVFRPMGIQDDNWPATVGLFTGIFAKEAVVGTLDAIYSQIDVKESADAEIVAEEPEAVFDFWDGVIAAFSAIPEGYQGFWDGLKDPLGLTGAVEEVDEADAGSYSTMVSHFGEHGKHAAFAYLLFVLIYAPCVAALAAIYREIGLRWMLLAVTYLTLLAWVIATVYYQIATFALNPSQSAIWLGVCAAICAAFFIGLRVVGNGREKKEAATARAARKRVTESGV
- a CDS encoding FeoC-like transcriptional regulator, producing the protein MLSGIIRLLNERLGALSVQEISLALDIESSALRPMLELLESKGRVEKVEIPCGKSCAGGCTESDTMTFYKVKRTD
- a CDS encoding DUF2721 domain-containing protein, coding for MNHLTLTTPALLFSAISLILLAYTNRFLSYANLVRTLHDHYMKNPDELLRGQISNLRKRLYLIRAMQVLGVGSLLLCVLCMFLIYVSWVGTAEIVFGTALLMLIASLGASIHEIQISVHALELHLSDMQ
- a CDS encoding U32 family peptidase; this encodes MSNFQAELLAPAGSADAAWAAFYYGADAVFAGLPRFSARAEAVNLTAEQLDELIGYAHAHGRKVYLTFNTLVQQHELPEALEALALIHDLKADGVIVQDMGVARMARRFFPSLELHASTQLAVHNPAGARLLKELGFSRVVLARELSLPEIGHITRNCGIETEVFIHGALCYSYSGLCLFSSHRNSRSGNRGKCAYCCRMKFDSGGKTTLPFSMKDFAVGEHFDELLKTGVASLKIEGRMKGPNYVGAVTDFYRKRMDQGLSETEQRKLLADIQTIFGRPSTDLYLKNADTHPIDPTTNGHRGAAIGTIKDVFKERGQQWIRFTSTRALMKHDGLKIELGDGRPPFNFFAREMRFSNDRKKHLQFEVPAEAEIEVQLPPDHPFIEAGMPLYCSASQAVRQRYGFEAPRPGTCKQRKPFDAAVELSPGGIQLSAKAGKISAQRMIEEPLSEARKPEKTEAGIRRSFEKTGDTEWVLQSLDVKDHGLFAPASVLNEGRRQLLDRLSKNLKQQKQAEHFQRLEKLVRPPAEPENEESWSVKVRDLSLLEQLTEQELSQLEVVLENSISSEPARTEPRPSRIAIPVIQRNHDVQRPKHGLPIEAANIGALQAVADHPDLTADWPLYTMNSEAAEQWQELGISGLVLSPEDTGDNLKALLNLLGDRAIVPVYQHTPLMISATRPESGDHLSDRKNRPMKIEKNGDQFVLIFEAPFSLAEYLDELRAGARHFRIDLSYGVIDAEDAAEIIRRTMKGLPMPGSYDGNYRKTL